In one window of Hevea brasiliensis isolate MT/VB/25A 57/8 chromosome 10, ASM3005281v1, whole genome shotgun sequence DNA:
- the LOC110670402 gene encoding F-box/kelch-repeat protein SKIP6 → MRMLQVTAGAPPNSLMSATATATATSSAPQEQPILIPSLPNDIALNILARLPRSHHPLLSLVSKPFRSVFSSPLFYTTRSLLRCSQPFLYLSIRISTTSSLHWFTLYHNSPNPTKPPYFLVPVPPTPSPLLGSALVAVGPKIYVIGGCLKDVPSSHVWALDCRFHTWESVPNMRISREFAAAGVVDDKIYVIGGCVVDTWARSKNWAEAYDPKTRTWESVDSAHDNLLREKWMHASAVIDNRIYAMADRNGVVYEPRTKKWDSVGSELDLGWRGRACVVDEVLYCYDFLGKIRGFDVGKGFWKELRGVDKELPRFLAGATMANVGGKLVVVWEKKGSGIGNENGNGDGKGKGKGKEMEIWCAEIEVEKKGDEELWGKIKWCDVVHKVPIRSTIVHCLAVTLLNLP, encoded by the exons ATGCGCATGTTGCAGGTTACAGCTGGAGCCCCTCCAAATTCCCTCATGTCCGCCACCGCAACCGCCACAGCAACATCGTCCGCTCCACAAGAGCAGCCGATTCTAATCCCTTCCCTCCCAAATGATATCGCTTTAAATATCCTAGCTCGGCTACCTCGGTCTCACCACCCTCTCCTTTCCTTGGTCTCCAAGCCTTTCCGCTCTGTCttctcctcccctctcttctaTACCACCCGCTCTCTCCTTCGCTGCTCCCAACCTTTTCTCTATCTCTCTATCCGCATATCCACCACAAGCTCCCTGCATTGGTTCACACTTTATCACAACTCTCCGAATCCCACAAAACCTCCATATTTCCTAGTCCCAGTCCCACCTACCCCCTCTCCTTTACTTGGCTCTGCTCTGGTTGCTGTTGGCCCCAAGATCTACGTCATCGGCGGCTGCCTCAAGGATGTCCCCTCCTCCCACGTATGGGCTCTGGACTGCCGCTTCCACACCTGGGAATCCGTTCCCAACATGAGAATTTCCCGCGAATTCGCCGCCGCCGGGGTGGTGGATGACAAAATCTACGTCATCGGCGGCTGCGTCGTGGATACTTGGGCCCGGTCGAAGAATTGGGCGGAGGCTTATGACCCAAAGACTAGAACTTGGGAATCAGTGGATAGCGCGCACGATAATTTATTGCGAGAGAAATGGATGCACGCGAGTGCTGTGATAGATAACAGAATCTACGCAATGGCGGACAGGAATGGGGTGGTTTACGAGCCCCGAACTAAGAAATGGGACAGTGTAGGGAGTGAATTGGATTTAGGATGGAGAGGGAGGGCGTGTGTGGTGGATGAGGTTTTGTATTGTTACGATTTCTTGGGAAAGATTAGGGGTTTCGACGTGGGAAAGGGTTTTTGGAAGGAGTTGAGAGGGGTGGATAAGGAGTTGCCAAGGTTCTTGGCCGGGGCAACAATGGCAAATGTTGGAGGGAAGTTGGTGGTGGTTTGGGAGAAGAAAGGGAGtggaattgggaatgaaaatggaaatgggGATGGGAAGGGAAAGGGAAAGGGAAAGGAAATGGAGATATGGTGCGCTGAAATTGAGGTGGAGAAGAAGGGAGATGAGGAACTGTGGGGCAAGATCAAATGGTGTGATGTTGTTCACAAGGTTCCAATTAGGTCCACCATTGTTCATTGCTTGGCGGTTACGTT GCTAAACTTGCCTTGA